The window GTGCTGGATTCTACTTTCTGGCGTTTCGATTGCGATCCGTTCAACCAATCAACGCAATCATCCCTGCTTCCTTCAGGATGCGCGAGCTGCCACTTGAACAAACGTTTTTTCCATTCTCCGATCAGTGGACTTTCTGACTTCTGCATAATTTGCATGATGATCTTCCCATTGACCAACGGCTCTAACTTCCAGACCTCATTGAGACCTAGATCAGTTATGGAACGCTCAACTCTCATGTACTGCTCTTTCCTCCGATGCAGCTCATCCTGCTGCTGGATGAGTGTGCCGCCAGCATTTTCAGCTTCTGGATAAAAGATAATGGATATAGCAAGTGCCACCCGCCATAAGTCCTTTATTTCATTAAGTACGACTCCTGCATAAACACGCTTCCATGTGTCCATTGGTATATCATGACATGCATCTTCCACCTCATCTCTGACAACTCGCGAAGCGACATTGGATTCAAACAGGAGCACTAGATCAGCAAACTTTCTGCTGGCAGCATGCACGTCGAGAACCGATTTCGCAACACATGCTGGCAGCTTTAATGACTCCTGAATAATATAGCTAGTGACAGCAATCTTCTTTGAATTTTTATTCAAGTAGAACATCCTTCGAAGGGGAAAAAAGAGTGCACTATAGAGGTAAAGCTTTTCCTCTTCATCCAGCAGCATGGGATGGGAAACTCCGCTGTGCACAGAAATCGCAAAGTTCCAAGCTGATTCAATGTGTGAAACACAACAGCGATCACAATTGTCAAAAACTGGAGGGCTGCAATTTTTGGGGAAAGCAAATGCAATATAAAATAGCCCCAGATCACGAATGTAAGACATTGCATCAGCTGGGTGTTCGCCTGACATCATAAGATCAATCTCCTTCCCAACACGTTCTTTGCTGATCTTGCAAGCAAGTTCCAACTTCACCTTTTCGTCTGAAGCAGCTTCTTTCAACCTATCGGATAACGTAAAGTTGAATCTAGCGGCAAATCGAATTGCCCGAAGAACTCTAAGTGGGTCATCCAAGAAGGTAGCTTTGGCATCTAGAGGAGTGTCAATAAGGCCCTTGATGACATCGTCAATACCTCTTTTAGTAAAATCTTCCACAATGTGATCGTTGATGTTGAAGAATAAGCTATTAATTGTTAGGTCCCTGCGGTGGGCATCTTCTTCAGGAGTGGCGTCCTTCATGGTGGGAATGCGGCTGCTTTCTGCATATTTTTCAGACCTCAAGTTGACGAAATCAATTTCTTTGTTGAACATGTACGTCTTAGCAGTTTCCAAGTGCTTGGATTTATCCGGATTGCTGCACAAAAAAGGTAATATATAATTCAATTTAAAGAATAGCCATGGCATCTCAAAAAACATGTGTCAAAGTGTCATAACAttcatgaggaggaggaggattaaCATACCACGGGATAAGTTTGGTTCCTCGTTTCTTGTCCCCCTCCCCTATGAGCTTTAGGTAGGCATCGACTTTCTGGGAGAAATCCTGGCCCGTGATATTATCAAGGGCAATGTCAATGTCAGTAGGTTGTTTCCCTAGTAGCTTGTCCCGGACCCAGCCACCGGCGACGCGAAGCGTAGTGCCAAGGCGGTAGTGACGGACTACATCAAGAAGCCGTAGGAagatcttctcctcttcctttgatAGCTCTAATTTGAGTGTCATTACCTCCTGGAATTGCTGCAGCAAAAACCTCGCACGGAATCGAGATGGGCGGAATCAATGGATGGGATGGAGACAAAGGCACGCTGTCGATTCGCCCGTCGAATTTCCGCaggcaaaccctaaccctagataGGTCCCGTCACCACCGGCGTTTGATTGGGGAACGGAAGGGAAATCCTCGTACCCTTGCTGGGTGCGCGGACGAAACCCTACCAGGCCAGGGGTTAGGGTCTGTCTTGGGGATCTGCGCCGCCTCAGAATGCGAAGTAGGGTCGGAGGTGGAGCGCGTTTGATCTGGAGCGGCCATTATATAGTACTGCAGGTAAAAAACGTGTCCGGTTTTGGGTAGCTTGTGGGTTTCCTATGATGTTGTACACATACAAGGAGCACAACAATGCATGCATGGCTTCGATATGGACATAGGCGCTGGGTGCCAAGCTGCCTATGGTACTGTCAAGCATTGGCATGTCGAGAGAAGCAGCGACCAAGTAGCGAAACAGCGATCAGAGTTGGGCGAGGCATGACCGGCCATGGCAGCTTTGTCTGCCGACGGAGCTCACCACGACGAGCCGGCGAGGACGTCAACTTCGTTCATCCCTTCCTGTAGTTTGTTGGCGCCGAGTACTAGCCTAGCGTCGTCTTGTCGATGCCGGCGATGTCCCCATTGTCCGCGATCGATCGCCTCGCACGACGAATGAGCGCAGAAGTAGAAGGTAAAAGTGATGGCGGAGATGGCGAGCAGTAATCAGTGGAGACGCACCCAAAGGTGGGCAGCCGATGAGCTCCATCCGAATACGCCGTGCGAGGCACCAGAAGGTTCGGTGCTACTGTATGAGTCGATAATCTAGAGattttgggttttcacccgggcaTGGGGTCGGAGTAGAGGGCAGGGACCTCGAAGGCGCCTGCAAGTAGGAGAACGGCGACCCTGGTTGTCGCCACCGTCGGGATGAATGAGTCATCCAGAGTTTCCTCCGGTCCGATTTTATCCAGAGTTTTCTCTTCAGGCTATTATACGATGATGAAACAATTGCCGGAACAAGTGTCTAATTAGGATCTTGTTATTGCCATCTTGTTGTGCAACCCTATCCTGGAGTATGTTGTACTTTTGGTTTGTACGGATGCTATATACTTCTGAATAAATGCAACTGGGGGTCAATCATTTACTCTGGCAATGAGTTATGTAATATATCCACGGTGCTTGGGTTTCATACTTGATACAACATGCCCTGTGCCATGAACGTTTTTCTTGCATGACAAAACTTTTGTTGTCCTGTGCAATGAACGCCGTGTTCTTCAGATCTGCTAGGCATGTGCTTAGTTTATTTTTGTAGTTGTTCATTCCCTGCTCTGTTTATTTATCTCATGAAGTATATATGAGCAACTGCATATATAGCTAGAAAGCCGGCTGCTTCAGATCTTCAGGCATTGTCATCATCCACAGACTTGTCTCTTGAACATCATAGAGACATTTAACTAGCTTCTCTGCTGATGCACGTTTGAAATTAATGCTGGCTGGGTCTCATACTGTTGGTGCGCCATTTGGTTCAGTAGCCACTGGCCGGCTTGTTAGAGGTTAAAAATGACCATTCCCTGCTCTGttcatttgtctcatgcattctgAATGAGCACCTTAGATTTAAACATATGGGTTGTCTGATTTATATACGAAGACGATTTGGAAAGACCATGTGTTGTGATATATACATGGAGCATGGGTGAGCAGTCTGCTGATGCCTGCTAGCAGATAACTGTTGTTGTTTTGCGGTTTTCCCTCTACGCATCGAAGGGAGGTAGCAGACTAGCCGTGCTCTGTTTTTTAATTTTGCTCAGTGGAAAAGTGTATGAACAATGTGGAGATGGTGTCTCGGCTGGGGAGCAATTCTAATGGATATCCAAGGCAAGTGCAGACGAGCACATAGCTAAAGCTATGATGAAGACTCCAAGGTAATCTCAAATTACAAAGACCTGAGGAATGCTCTCTCTATCACtctttcttttgtgtgtgtgtgtgtgtgtgtgtgtgtgtgtgtgtgtgtgtgtgtgtgtgtgtgtgtgtgtgtgtgtgtgtggacagacCGACAGAGAATGCTCTGTGGCAAGAAGAGGTGGACCAGAAGAGTTGTTAGGCTTAACTATATcacgaaaagaa is drawn from Triticum dicoccoides isolate Atlit2015 ecotype Zavitan chromosome 4A, WEW_v2.0, whole genome shotgun sequence and contains these coding sequences:
- the LOC119289982 gene encoding CCA tRNA nucleotidyltransferase, mitochondrial-like, encoding MTLKLELSKEEEKIFLRLLDVVRHYRLGTTLRVAGGWVRDKLLGKQPTDIDIALDNITGQDFSQKVDAYLKLIGEGDKKRGTKLIPCNPDKSKHLETAKTYMFNKEIDFVNLRSEKYAESSRIPTMKDATPEEDAHRRDLTINSLFFNINDHIVEDFTKRGIDDVIKGLIDTPLDAKATFLDDPLRVLRAIRFAARFNFTLSDRLKEAASDEKVKLELACKISKERVGKEIDLMMSGEHPADAMSYIRDLGLFYIAFAFPKNCSPPVFDNCDRCCVSHIESAWNFAISVHSGVSHPMLLDEEEKLYLYSALFFPLRRMFYLNKNSKKIAVTSYIIQESLKLPACVAKSVLDVHAASRKFADLVLLFESNVASRVVRDEVEDACHDIPMDTWKRVYAGVVLNEIKDLWRVALAISIIFYPEAENAGGTLIQQQDELHRRKEQYMRVERSITDLGLNEVWKLEPLVNGKIIMQIMQKSESPLIGEWKKRLFKWQLAHPEGSRDDCVDWLNGSQSKRQKVESST